From the genome of Sander vitreus isolate 19-12246 unplaced genomic scaffold, sanVit1 ctg536_0, whole genome shotgun sequence:
gttgtctttgctccaaaggtttttgtacagagttttggtgtttcctgtcactgtggGCCGCAGAGCACAGTAGTACACAGCAGAGTCAGACAGCTTAGCTGAGGGGATGTTCATATGGATTTGTTTGCCCTCCACATTAATCTTCAGTCCAGGGATTATAATATTTCCTacttctcctgaagcagagtgGGAGATGATGAACTCTGGTGGTTTTCCTGGAAATTGTCGGTACCAGAAGAAATAATTACTAGTTGACAATTCCAAGTATCTGTAGGACAGAGTAACAGAGCTGTCTTCTAAACTGTTCTCTTCTTTCTGGACTGGAGTGAGTTCTTCAAAACTGACACCTAAAGGAGGAGATAACTGTTATTTCATGTTGTACAATGCTCAAATGATTCACATTCAGACATTATTGGAAAAGTGTTCACGCTTCATAATCTAACTTACCTGTTAGAATGGAAAGAAACatcagagaaaacacacaatgcTGCAGTGACAGCATGTTGAATAAAGGTAATGTTGATGGTTTGTGTATTGATCTCTGTTGAATATAGTTCAGTATCAGCTCAGCTCCTCCCTTAATGTCTCCGTCTCCTTGTAGCTCTGTATTGTCACTTCTCTCTGTTACACTCCTAAGATGCGATCCAGTCTGAACACGAGCTTTACAGCGTGTGACTCATGATTAAAACCTGTTACCTCACGATCAACCGTACCAGCCCATACGTCGTTTCCAAGCGCTCTACAAATGAGATTCTAGACTACTCATATTGAAGTTTAACAGTGTGTGACTCCCTCTGGTGGATGTTGAGggtattgtgttgtctttgctccAAGGTTTTGTACAGAGTTttggtgtttcctgtcactgtggGCTTCACAGCACAGTAGTACACAGCAGAGTCAGGCACCTTAGCTGAGGAGATCTCCAGATCCATTTTGGTTTTATCCTCAGTCACTGAGACAGACAGTTCAGAGTTTGtactttgaattttttttccGTTCCCAAGTGAAAGATGATGAATTCTGGTGGTTTTCCTGGATATTGTCGATACCAGTAAAACTCATCACTACCAGTTGCTTGTTTGGAGTATCTGTAGGACAGAGTAACAGAGCTGTCTTCTAAACTGTTCTCTTCTTTCTCGACTGGAGTGAGTTCTTCACAGCTGATACCTAAAGGAGGAGATAACTGTTATTTCATGTTGTACAATGAACAAAtaattcatatgcagatatttAGAAACATTTTCCTGTTGTATAATCTAACATACCTGTGAGGATGGAAAGAAACatcagagaaaacacacaatgcTGCAGTGACAGCATGTTGAATAAAGGTAATGTTGATGGTTTGTGTATTGATCTCTGTTGAATATAGAAGTTCCTCTCTCTTCTATAGTTCAGTAACAGCTCAGCTCCTCCCTGAatgtctctttctcctcttaGATCTGTATCTTCACCTCTTTGTTATGCTTCCTCCGGGTTAACAGACTGGTGGCAATATGTTGTACCATTTCGTTGTTTATCCTTCTAAAATAAGAATTACATAACATTAGATGCGATGATTTAATGCTTTGATCAACTTTTCAGGGTTTACAAACACAAGAAGGATGAAGAAGTTGAAACAACATAATTTCATcactacatattttttttattgtttttatttaacctttatttaaccaggtaggccgttgagaacaacttctcatttgcaacggcgacctggccaagagaAGCATAAGCGTGcaggacaacatacagtttcacattcaatacagtacaagaaaaCAGAATAGAATAGGTTACATGAAGGCTGCATGAAGTTTAAAGAGTTAAGGAGGCATTACAAAGCCGGTGCAAAGTGAGGTCTAAGGAAGTCGATGGATATGCGAAAGTGATATGGTAATAACACGAATGATCATGAATAGACAGTCAAGTGCAAATTGTGGACTAGGTACTGAAGATATAACGCTATGTGTATGAAAAGACAGTCTATATGAATGCTGAAACGTGGTGAAGCGTCAGTTAGTGCAAATAACGGTCTAGGtagtgatgtagatcagtaataacacaatGTACATGAGTAAGCAgactatataaatgctgaagtGTAGTAAAAAGTCAGTATACAATTGGTGCATAATGTAGTCTAGATAATCACATTATGCACTATATATCTTAGTATAGCTTAATTTGACCAGAATCACAGAATTTTGTGAGGAAAATGTAATCTCAATTTTAGCCTTAGAAACACTTTATATGATAAAAAACAGCTGCCACAATTACTGGACTTTAATATAATGTTGAATTACAGATTGTCAGGAAAATGGAAATAATATTGTCCAAAGACAGGTAAACAGAGACTGAGGGAACCTAGGATTGAACCCTGTGGTACACCACAGTAATGCCCTGTTTACACAATGATGCTCATgggtgaaaacgaaaaaatattttattggaTGTTCCTTTCATTTATATGACGACggtgtttttggggcttaaaaacgcaaaaaagtgaaaccactcTCCAGAggggaaatcttaaaaacgctccaccgtcgtgTTCCCGTCTAACGGGTcaaaacgcaaaagtctgaagacagcggtgtggagagagacgaggAAAAGGCATTtaggtagtctgttgttacggagtaggctacagaaatcataggctcctgttatctaaaagattttcaatgtgatggctcaatattttttaatgatttcgacaatgtggataaggttgttatagtttgATGACCATATGTaagctattcatttgagccagagtaggaTACAACGTTatggatgaagagaaagagagagagcgagtgccAGTGGCCagggggtggaggagggtctgcttcagcctcctctgcccaCTGCCTCTCGCTCTCAAGCAGCAGCTGAAGGGCTGGAGactcaggatattggtagtgctcccgtggggGCTATGCTGGGGCttatcacggtcgactgtgctggtcatcatcagacaaacgtgcaactccacctcctcgtctgtccagacaagcTTTTATTGTTGGCTTTGACATGTTTCGTTTAgcgctactaaggagagaagtagaaggaaggttctacgtaggcgGCCTTGCTGGTGTTGTGTAGCAGTGCCACCTAGCCGTCTGGCGTGCAAACTACATTGAATTTCACAGACTTTTgggtcaccatatgcacgcagatttcccctgTAAAAATcttgtctaaacgcggaataaaaagtaagaatgcaacgccacttttgtgttttctcttcagattgtttccgtctaaacatagcctaaatCAGCCTTAagagaaaaatacaaacttCTTTCATAAAGATAAGAACAAAACTATGGCCTGATTCTGTGATGCTAACCAGAGTTGAAATAGAGCTCTGTTAGATGTCAGGGGATTTGCTGTTACAATCAGTTATGAGGTATTGTTCATGAACATAATGTCACACCTATTAACACCTTCACATCACTGGTCCATCCTCTCTATCATCTGTTGAAGAACACTCAACAATTTGTAATTTTACCTGAAGTTTAACAGTGTGTGACTCCCTCTGGTGGATGTTGTAgagtattgtgttgtctttgctccaaaggtttttgtacagagttttggtgtttcctgtcactgtggGCCTCACAGCACAGTAGTACACAGCAGAGTCAGACAGCTGGAGCTTCTGGATCTTCAGAGGAACTGATGTCTTGTTGATTTTAGCATAAAATCTTTCTTTGTGGAAATCTGGAGCATTTTCTGCTGTGTTCGAAAAACTTTTCAACATGTTGTACATTTTGACCAACCATGATGTATGAAGAGTGAAAATTGTAGTGGAGAGAGCAATTTCTTTAGAAAAATTTCAGAGAATCGTCCTGCAGctcccccctctgtcctccCCTCTAACTCTCAACATTCTGTCTCATACACACTCATTGGAAAATCTGAAACGGTCTGAAAACTGGACGATACATAAACTGTGATTTGGTAGAAACCGTGTTTGATATCAGAATGCCCATTCAGCTCAATAAAGGTCAAAGTCTTGTCTTCAGTTtacacttttaattatttttctacattaaagtaTGGCGATACAGTATGGCCCAAAAGACGGGTTGTTTTGAGCTATGGTAAGCGATTTATCGAAGATTTCCCATTAGGGTCAATGGGAAATTTTAACATTGTAGCCTAATGGACCACATGGTATGAAGAGGATTTAGTAGGTAAGTCAGTGTCCATTTATTTGTTGTCATGGTGTCTTGTGTTTGAACCATCATACAGTTGGTTTGTCATTGATGTGGATTTGCTGCTCATGTGAATCCTCCCACAGTGTTACATTAGCAGCTGTAACCACAGGGACTCTGATAAAACTGAAATAATCAGAATCCATCTGATATGAAGGTGTGGTTTGAATACCACTTCCCTCCTCTTTGAAGAGTAGTCAGTTATCTGTGTTCAGGTTTTTGTACAGCCTCTTCTACACTTTGTATCACTGTGTTGCTAGAACACAGTAGTAGAGACCTGTGTCTGCCAGGGTTAGTCTCTTTATGGTCAGTTCAGTTGTTGTCTCTGATGTTTTGGATTCATATCTTTGCTTATCTGGGATATATTCATCACTACTAGCTCCTCTTGCTCCTTTCCAGAGTATAAACTGAGGCGCCTGAAGGTCTGAATGATGTCTGTACCAGGGGAGTCTAATATTTTCTTCACTAGTCTCATAGTCACATCTGAGTGTAACAGAGTCTCCTTCTCTTTTACTGACTTTATCTTCTACAGGAGAGATTTTGTCTCCAGCTATTATTCCTGAAAAAAGTAGAGAAAATGAAGTCATTAGACTAACATTGTTCATGAGGCTGAGAGGagaaaacagtggaaaatgtcaaCTGTACATTGTTAATCTGGAAAGAAACagcccaaatgtttttttggaagTTCATATAAATCTTTAGAAAATTATAAAAATCATGTTGTTCTTTGTATCTTACCAAAGAAAAGAGCAGCAAGAATAATCCACAGCCAATGTTCCATCTCTACAACAAGGTTTAAATCAACAGGAGAAACTAGCTGATGTTCAACATTCAGTCTGAGAATTGTTCTCTTCACAGCAGCACTTATTATTGACTGAATGGTTGAACACAGAGCAGAAGTAGTGCACCTCCTACTTGATAATGTTGACCTCTAGTGGAGGTACAAAGTTCAGTACAacagtgtagaaaaaaagtcttcCAGCAGCTTGTCAGTGTGTCAGCTTGTGTTTCTGTACAGAGACTGTGGGTTTGCTGTCACTGTGGGCCTCACAGCACAGTAGTACAGAGCAGAGTCTGTCACTGCAGCTGAGGAGATTTGAAGATCCATTTTGGTTTCATCCTCACACATTGAAACATGTCAGTCCAGagattttgtatttttgcttATTTCTCCTGATCCAGAGTGAGAGATGATGAACTCTGGTGGTTTTCCTGGATGTTGTCGATACCAGAAGAAATATTCACCACCAGCTGCTTGTTTGGAGTATCTATAGGACAGAGTAACAGAGCTGTCTTCTAAACTGTTCTCTTCTTTCTGGACTGGAGTGAGTTCTTCACAGCTGACACCTAAAGGAGGAGATAACTGTGTTGAAACAGAGTCAATACATGATTCACATTCAGATGTTATTGGAATAAACTTTTCATGCTTCATAATCTAACATACCTGTTAGAATGGAAAGGAACatcagagaaaacacacaatgcTGCAGTGACAGCATGTTGAATAAAGGTAATGTTGATGGTTTGTTTATTGATCTCTGTTGAATATAGAAGTTCCTCTCTCTTCTATAGTTCAGTAACAGCTCAGCTCCTCCCtgagtctctctgtctcctcgtAGCTCTGTATTTTCACTTCTCCTAGTTACACTTCTAATGTAAAGTGATTCTAGACTACATGATGAAAAATATTGAAGTTTAACAGTGTGTGACTCCCTCTGGTGGATGTTGTGGagtattgtgttgtcttcgctccaaaggtttttgtacagagttttggtgtttcctgtcactgtggGCCTCAGAGCACAGTAGTACACAGCAGAGTCAGACAGCTGAAGCTTCTGGATCTTCAGAGGAACTGATGTCTTGTTGATTGTAGCATCAAATCTTTCTTGCTCTTTAGAATCATCAGTTTTTTGTATCAGAGAAACGCTTCAGCATGCATCTTTGGGTAATCATTTGACTTCTTGTTTGTACCAGAACAAATAGGGATATGTGACACTTGTCTCAAATGTACAGCCAAGAGTAACTGTCTCTCCTTCAGTAGCAATGACATCTCCTGTTGGCTGGATCACTCTGTCTTCTCCTTTACACTCTGGGGAAGAAGAGAACATGCAGATGAAGAGATTAATTAATACATATGATTGATTAAAGGAGAACAATCAGTATGTTTAAATAGTTACCTAGCCAGAGAGTCAGAATCAGGATGTTAGTCAGCCAGTGTTTCATGTCTGCAGTGAGaggtgaggagagagaggaagag
Proteins encoded in this window:
- the LOC144514293 gene encoding uncharacterized protein LOC144514293, which encodes MLSLQHCVFSLMFLSILTGISCEDLTPVEKEENSLEGSSVTLSYRYSSGNYFYWYRQYPGKPPEFIISHSASGEVGINNNVIPGLKIKVENKQIHMNISSAKLSDSAVYYCALRPTVTGNTKTLYKNLWSEDNTILHNIHQRESHTVKLQYFSSCSLESLYIRSVTRRSENTELRGDRETQGGAELLLNYRRERNFYIQQRSINKPSTLPLFNMLSLQHCVFSLMFLSILTGVSCEELTPVQKEENSLEDSSVTLSYRYSKQAAGGEYFFWYRQHPGKPPEFIISHSGSGEISKNTKSLD